From a region of the Methanobacterium sp. genome:
- a CDS encoding aminodeoxychorismate/anthranilate synthase component II — protein sequence MILIIDNYDSFTYNLYQLVGELEKDILVKRNDEITIEEIKQIQPDKIIISPGPGNPLEKRDFGICMDVINEFKGKIPILGVCLGHQGIFAAFGGKITRSNPIHGKLSQIKHSDNGIFKGVETSLIATRYHSLVCDEKSIPECIEITAKTDDGIIMGIKHVKSPIFGLQFHPESIGTVEGVKIIKNFLEIKT from the coding sequence ATGATACTTATAATTGATAACTATGATTCTTTCACATATAACCTGTACCAGTTAGTGGGAGAACTTGAAAAGGACATTCTAGTTAAAAGAAATGATGAAATAACTATTGAAGAAATAAAACAGATTCAGCCAGATAAAATAATAATTTCTCCTGGTCCTGGAAATCCATTGGAAAAAAGAGATTTTGGAATTTGCATGGATGTGATAAATGAATTTAAAGGAAAAATTCCTATTTTGGGAGTTTGTCTGGGACATCAAGGGATTTTTGCAGCTTTTGGAGGTAAAATTACCAGATCAAATCCTATACATGGTAAATTAAGCCAAATTAAACACTCAGACAATGGTATATTTAAAGGAGTAGAAACCTCACTCATTGCAACAAGATATCATTCACTTGTCTGTGATGAAAAAAGCATTCCAGAATGCATTGAAATCACAGCAAAAACAGATGATGGCATTATAATGGGAATAAAACATGTTAAAAGTCCTATTTTTGGTCTTCAATTTCATCCAGAGTCAATAGGCACTGTTGAAGGTGTTAAAATAATTAAAAACTTCCTGGAGATCAAAACATGA
- a CDS encoding indole-3-glycerol-phosphate synthase: protein MITLSQIIAERKNILKRDMKYRPLAELKENIKRTKIKADFKKALLNKNDLSVICEYKPASPSKGNISNLLVEDVVPLLDKGGASAVSVLTEESFFKSSIKNLRIASKITDLPLLRKDFIIDEYQIYEARSCGANAVLLMADLYNDLRFGIDLCHYLEMDALVECKNREEIEMAKKAGADIIGINNRSFKDFSIDLKRTGKLAKYVDENTVLVSESGVNNATDVKLLASFGVDAILVGSIIMESSNMLKKVEEIVKAGKNMKVDKNES, encoded by the coding sequence ATGATAACATTATCACAAATAATTGCAGAACGGAAGAATATTCTAAAAAGAGATATGAAATACAGGCCTTTAGCTGAATTAAAAGAAAATATCAAGCGGACAAAAATAAAGGCAGACTTTAAAAAAGCACTCTTAAATAAAAATGACCTCTCTGTAATTTGTGAATATAAACCTGCGTCTCCTTCTAAAGGTAATATCTCCAATCTCCTGGTTGAAGATGTTGTTCCATTATTAGATAAAGGAGGAGCAAGTGCAGTTTCCGTATTAACTGAAGAGTCATTCTTTAAAAGCAGTATTAAAAATTTGCGCATTGCATCTAAAATAACTGATTTACCACTTCTTAGAAAGGATTTTATAATTGATGAGTACCAGATTTATGAAGCCCGTTCATGTGGGGCAAATGCAGTGCTTTTAATGGCAGATTTGTATAATGATCTCAGATTTGGAATCGATTTATGCCATTATCTTGAAATGGATGCATTAGTGGAATGTAAGAACCGAGAAGAAATAGAAATGGCTAAAAAAGCTGGTGCAGATATAATCGGAATAAACAATCGAAGCTTCAAAGATTTTAGTATTGACCTTAAAAGAACAGGAAAACTTGCAAAGTACGTAGATGAAAATACAGTGCTTGTATCTGAAAGTGGAGTTAACAATGCCACAGATGTTAAACTTCTGGCAAGTTTCGGTGTCGATGCTATTTTAGTAGGATCAATCATTATGGAATCATCGAATATGCTGAAAAAAGTAGAAGAAATAGTAAAAGCAGGAAAAAATATGAAGGTAGATAAAAATGAAAGTTAA